From Halotia branconii CENA392, the proteins below share one genomic window:
- a CDS encoding CobW family GTP-binding protein, whose protein sequence is MQSAITPESQAMDAPKQGMPVTIITGFLGSGKTTLLNHILSNQQGLKTAVLVNEFGEIGIDNELIVSTEENMVELNNGCICCTINTDLVDAVYKVLERQENLDYLVVETTGLADPLPVALTFLGTELRDLTRLDSIITVVDAANYSLDLFNSQAAHSQISYGDIILLNKADLVDEAALTELERKISEVKEDARIIRTTRSQVPLPLILSVGLFESDKYFDTVDEHDHHDHDHHDHDHDHSTCGHDHHDHDHHEHHHHSDHLENDGFTSISFESDKPLAIRKFQFFLDNQLPSNIFRAKGIMWFDESPKRHIFHLCGKRFTLDDDEWKGKPKNQLVLIGQNLDRETLITQLENCVCLPSTNRGKGFGK, encoded by the coding sequence ATGCAATCAGCCATTACTCCCGAATCTCAAGCAATGGATGCGCCCAAACAAGGAATGCCAGTAACGATTATTACTGGATTTCTCGGTAGTGGCAAGACTACTTTACTTAATCATATTCTTAGTAACCAGCAAGGGCTAAAAACTGCTGTTTTAGTCAACGAATTTGGCGAAATAGGTATTGACAACGAGTTAATTGTTTCCACTGAAGAAAATATGGTGGAACTTAATAACGGTTGTATTTGTTGCACTATTAATACTGATTTAGTAGATGCTGTTTACAAAGTTTTAGAACGCCAAGAAAATCTCGATTATTTAGTCGTAGAAACCACAGGATTAGCTGATCCTTTACCTGTTGCCTTGACATTTCTCGGTACAGAATTACGAGATTTAACTCGTCTCGATTCAATTATCACTGTAGTAGACGCAGCCAATTACAGCTTAGATTTATTCAATTCCCAGGCAGCTCACAGCCAAATTTCCTACGGTGATATCATTTTGCTAAACAAGGCAGATTTAGTTGATGAAGCCGCTTTGACTGAGTTAGAAAGAAAAATTAGCGAAGTCAAAGAAGATGCGAGAATCATTCGCACCACGCGATCGCAAGTGCCATTGCCATTAATTCTCAGTGTAGGTCTGTTCGAGTCTGACAAGTATTTTGACACTGTTGATGAGCATGACCACCATGATCACGATCATCATGATCATGATCATGATCATTCAACATGCGGTCACGACCATCACGATCATGATCACCATGAACATCACCACCATTCTGATCACTTAGAAAATGATGGTTTTACCTCCATATCCTTCGAGAGTGACAAGCCTTTAGCCATCAGGAAGTTTCAATTTTTCTTAGATAATCAGCTGCCCTCCAATATTTTCCGCGCCAAGGGGATTATGTGGTTTGATGAAAGTCCCAAGCGTCATATTTTCCACTTGTGCGGTAAACGCTTTACCTTAGACGATGATGAGTGGAAAGGTAAACCAAAAAACCAGCTAGTGCTGATTGGTCAAAATCTAGATCGTGAAACTTTAATAACTCAGCTAGAAAATTGTGTTTGTCTACCTTCTACCAATCGAGGCAAAGGCTTTGGTAAATAA
- a CDS encoding DUF1636 domain-containing protein, which produces MTATADISLSNSLGVASHTLFVCKTCASTWQDGKRLGESGGQKLLQHLQHLAQNWDLQDQFPIQEVECMSACNRSCVVAFAAKGKLTYLFGDLTVDDSAAAVLECAGQYYAKSDGLLPWSERPEPLKKGILAKIPPL; this is translated from the coding sequence ATGACTGCTACTGCTGACATTTCCCTTAGTAATTCTTTAGGTGTCGCCTCTCACACTTTATTTGTGTGCAAAACCTGTGCCAGTACTTGGCAAGATGGAAAACGTCTGGGTGAAAGTGGAGGTCAAAAACTATTACAGCATCTTCAGCACCTAGCACAAAATTGGGACTTGCAAGATCAATTTCCGATCCAAGAAGTAGAATGCATGAGTGCTTGTAACCGTTCTTGCGTTGTTGCTTTTGCTGCTAAAGGTAAATTAACTTATCTTTTTGGTGATTTAACTGTTGATGACAGTGCAGCTGCTGTACTCGAATGTGCCGGTCAATACTACGCTAAATCTGATGGTTTGCTACCTTGGTCAGAGCGGCCTGAACCGCTGAAAAAGGGAATTTTAGCAAAGATTCCACCCTTGTAG
- a CDS encoding DOPA 4,5-dioxygenase family protein, with the protein MAESTITITIFHAHIYYDNASREQAARVRSELNAKFDVQLGRWHDNPIGPHPKGMYQVIFSLDQFGQIVPWLMLNREGLDILVHPETGDDVADHTKNSLWLGEKLELNIEFLRRIRTT; encoded by the coding sequence ATGGCAGAAAGTACTATTACAATCACTATTTTTCACGCTCATATTTACTACGATAATGCTAGCCGTGAACAGGCTGCGCGTGTACGATCAGAACTGAACGCTAAATTTGACGTACAGCTTGGGCGCTGGCATGACAACCCAATTGGTCCACATCCCAAAGGAATGTATCAAGTTATATTTTCATTGGATCAATTTGGTCAGATTGTCCCGTGGTTAATGCTTAATCGGGAAGGATTAGATATCTTAGTTCATCCTGAGACGGGTGATGATGTCGCAGATCATACAAAAAATTCTTTGTGGCTAGGAGAGAAGCTAGAGTTGAACATCGAGTTTCTGCGACGGATTAGAACAACGTGA
- a CDS encoding cobalt-precorrin-6A reductase produces MRVLILGGIKDAAELTAKVVNIPGIEAIASLAGRTHNPSIPVGNVRIGGFGGVTGLVNYLRQMQIDLLIDATHPFASQISENAIAAAREVRIPHLMLIRPPWQQVNGDRWIEVENSEVAAATLENQAQRVFLTVGRQELSAFADLEKIWFLMRMIDPPSADAVIPPGMILCDRGPFALDNEREILIHHNIDTIVSKNSGGNATYAKIIAARELGLQVVMVNRPATPPGEQVTTVDGALAWLLEKLDSDRT; encoded by the coding sequence ATGCGCGTTTTGATTCTTGGTGGTATTAAAGATGCCGCAGAATTGACTGCCAAAGTTGTGAATATTCCCGGAATTGAGGCGATCGCTTCTCTTGCAGGACGCACCCATAACCCCTCAATCCCGGTCGGTAATGTCCGTATTGGGGGTTTTGGCGGTGTGACTGGATTAGTTAACTATCTGCGTCAGATGCAGATCGACTTATTAATCGACGCTACTCATCCCTTTGCTAGTCAAATTTCTGAGAATGCAATAGCAGCGGCTAGAGAAGTGAGAATACCTCATTTGATGTTAATCCGCCCGCCTTGGCAACAAGTTAATGGCGATCGCTGGATTGAAGTGGAAAATAGTGAAGTTGCTGCTGCTACTTTAGAAAACCAAGCACAGCGCGTATTTTTAACAGTCGGTAGACAAGAACTTAGTGCTTTTGCTGACTTAGAAAAAATTTGGTTTTTAATGCGGATGATTGACCCTCCCAGTGCTGATGCTGTAATTCCGCCAGGAATGATATTGTGCGATCGCGGTCCCTTTGCTTTGGATAATGAAAGAGAAATTCTGATTCACCACAACATTGATACTATAGTCAGCAAAAATAGTGGTGGTAATGCCACCTACGCCAAAATTATTGCAGCTAGAGAACTGGGATTACAAGTTGTTATGGTAAATCGTCCAGCTACACCACCAGGAGAGCAAGTCACAACTGTTGATGGTGCTTTGGCATGGTTGCTGGAAAAGTTAGATAGCGATCGCACTTAG
- the cysS gene encoding cysteine--tRNA ligase, translating into MTLTLYNTLTRRQEPFTTVEPGKVKMYYCGVTVYDFCHLGHARACIVWDVVRRYLQFIGYEVRYVQNFTDIDDKILNRSRQEHSSMEEVADRFIKAYFEDMARLGIKEADEYPRATHTMNGIQRLIHELEHKGYAYPADGDVYYAVRQFSEYGKLSRRKLEDLQVGASDRVQVKDPEYQKKKDPFDFALWKAARPGEPAWKSPWGEGRPGWHIECSAMVRDRLGETIDIHAGGEDLIFPHHENEIAQSEAVTGKPLALYWMHNGMVKVDGEKMSKSLGNFTTIRDLLNRGVEPMAVRLLVLMAQYRTPIDFTDEAIADKTNAWHTLKEGLLFGYEYGEKLGWQMETASLIPEIVERFQASVNDDFNFPGGLTVLFELAKELRREGNIIVHQGKTATPAEELKKQWQTLVTLAEVLGLEAKLELETSPSGGLSDAEIETKIQQRQQARQAKNFAEGDRIRDELLAQGITLIDSRDGTRWHRN; encoded by the coding sequence ATGACCTTAACTCTTTACAATACCCTCACTCGTCGTCAGGAACCGTTTACAACAGTCGAACCAGGCAAGGTTAAGATGTATTACTGCGGCGTGACGGTATATGATTTTTGCCATTTGGGTCATGCTAGAGCTTGTATTGTTTGGGATGTAGTGCGTCGATATCTTCAATTTATCGGCTATGAAGTTCGTTATGTCCAAAATTTTACTGATATTGATGACAAAATTCTCAACCGATCGCGGCAAGAACATTCTTCAATGGAAGAAGTAGCCGATCGCTTTATCAAAGCATATTTTGAGGATATGGCACGGTTGGGAATCAAAGAAGCCGATGAATATCCCCGCGCTACCCACACCATGAACGGCATTCAGCGGTTAATTCATGAGTTGGAACACAAAGGTTATGCTTACCCTGCTGACGGCGATGTTTATTATGCAGTGCGGCAATTTTCTGAGTACGGCAAGCTATCAAGACGTAAGTTAGAAGATTTGCAAGTCGGCGCAAGCGATCGCGTACAAGTCAAAGATCCAGAATATCAAAAAAAGAAAGACCCCTTTGATTTTGCTTTATGGAAAGCCGCCAGACCGGGAGAACCCGCTTGGAAATCACCTTGGGGTGAAGGTCGTCCAGGTTGGCATATTGAATGCTCCGCGATGGTGCGCGATCGCTTAGGCGAAACTATTGATATCCATGCTGGCGGTGAAGACTTAATTTTCCCTCATCATGAAAATGAAATTGCTCAGTCAGAAGCTGTCACCGGCAAACCTCTAGCGCTTTACTGGATGCATAACGGCATGGTCAAAGTTGATGGTGAAAAAATGTCTAAATCTCTAGGCAACTTTACTACCATTCGCGACTTGCTAAATCGAGGAGTTGAGCCAATGGCGGTGCGGTTACTTGTGTTAATGGCACAATATCGCACACCAATTGATTTTACAGATGAAGCGATCGCTGATAAAACAAATGCTTGGCACACTCTCAAGGAAGGTTTACTTTTTGGTTACGAATACGGTGAAAAACTTGGTTGGCAAATGGAAACTGCTTCCCTAATCCCGGAAATCGTAGAACGTTTTCAAGCATCTGTAAATGATGACTTTAATTTTCCTGGTGGTTTAACTGTGTTGTTTGAATTAGCCAAAGAACTCCGCCGCGAAGGAAACATTATAGTTCATCAAGGAAAAACTGCAACACCAGCAGAGGAATTAAAAAAACAGTGGCAAACACTTGTCACTTTGGCTGAAGTCTTAGGTTTAGAAGCCAAGCTAGAATTAGAAACCTCTCCCAGTGGAGGTTTAAGCGATGCCGAAATTGAGACAAAAATTCAACAAAGGCAACAAGCACGTCAAGCCAAGAATTTTGCCGAAGGCGATCGCATTCGTGATGAACTACTAGCACAAGGAATTACTTTAATAGATAGCCGTGATGGCACTAGATGGCATCGTAATTAG
- a CDS encoding alpha/beta hydrolase → MGKSWKSFKIVAGLFWAIALTQFFGANTSVQAADTVVVRVGLLEESISLTELQKAAETGELPASLASYTNRLSEPQRRFIMDALRMKLPINVVTISRLLNTQIGTTVLNDLSSAVVREDQAGVQALRAGLVLGSTAPQGLSVLNFIAAYPSQYLKIDLPQALTVAKSLNTAFWRTQQFMLAISPQLDPKKPQISLPFDPTQPGTASVQVLNLQWNDQKRDRNIPVDIYWSTAATIDKPVIVYSHGLGSNRTDLRYLAEHLASYGYIFVALEHPGSDGTNINLAAAGKTRFLKPQEFLDRPKDVSFVIDQLEQLNQTANNPLQGKLATNNVMVLGYSFGGGTALAVAGAELQLKNLKQRCQGNLAVLSLGETIQCVAQELPENSYQLQDNRIKQAIAFSPTTSLIFGETGLTKLQVPTLILAASADKSTPALTEQIIPFSKITSPKWLVGIVGGTHLSVKDPSTTLDQAGQPNTPFSGGEIVGEQAADVRKFTQAIVLAMAAQLTPEAEKYAVFLTPDYAQLASTAAFPFRLVREIPPNILPVEK, encoded by the coding sequence ATGGGAAAAAGCTGGAAAAGTTTCAAAATAGTTGCAGGTCTATTTTGGGCGATCGCTCTGACACAGTTTTTTGGGGCAAATACCTCTGTACAAGCTGCCGACACGGTTGTTGTGCGTGTTGGACTTTTGGAAGAATCCATTTCCCTAACTGAGTTACAAAAGGCGGCGGAAACTGGAGAATTACCTGCAAGTTTAGCGTCCTACACTAATAGATTATCTGAACCACAGCGCCGCTTCATCATGGACGCACTGAGAATGAAATTACCAATTAATGTTGTTACCATTAGTCGGTTACTCAATACCCAAATTGGCACAACGGTTCTCAACGATCTTTCTAGTGCCGTAGTTAGAGAGGATCAAGCTGGAGTACAAGCACTCAGAGCCGGATTGGTATTAGGTTCTACTGCGCCACAAGGTCTTTCAGTATTGAATTTTATTGCTGCCTATCCTAGTCAATACCTAAAAATTGATCTACCACAGGCGTTGACTGTAGCCAAGAGTTTGAACACGGCTTTTTGGCGTACTCAACAGTTTATGTTAGCAATTTCACCCCAACTCGACCCCAAAAAACCGCAGATTTCTTTACCTTTTGATCCTACCCAGCCAGGAACCGCTTCAGTACAAGTACTCAACTTGCAATGGAACGATCAAAAGCGCGATCGCAATATTCCTGTTGATATTTATTGGTCAACTGCTGCAACCATTGACAAACCTGTAATTGTATATAGTCATGGCTTGGGATCAAACCGTACTGATTTGCGCTACTTAGCTGAACATCTCGCATCTTACGGTTATATATTTGTAGCTTTAGAACATCCTGGCAGCGATGGAACCAATATCAACTTAGCAGCAGCAGGTAAAACTAGGTTTTTGAAGCCCCAAGAGTTTTTAGATCGTCCCAAAGATGTAAGTTTTGTGATTGATCAATTAGAACAGCTCAATCAAACGGCTAACAACCCACTGCAAGGCAAACTTGCAACTAACAATGTGATGGTTCTGGGCTATTCTTTTGGCGGTGGTACAGCCTTAGCAGTTGCGGGAGCCGAGTTACAACTGAAAAACCTCAAACAGCGCTGTCAAGGTAACTTGGCTGTTTTAAGCCTGGGAGAAACTATTCAGTGTGTTGCCCAAGAACTTCCAGAAAACAGTTATCAATTGCAAGATAATAGAATCAAACAGGCGATCGCTTTTAGTCCGACAACTTCTTTAATCTTTGGCGAAACAGGTTTGACAAAGTTGCAAGTACCTACCTTAATATTGGCAGCTTCCGCAGATAAAAGTACCCCAGCCTTAACTGAGCAAATTATACCATTTAGTAAAATTACATCCCCCAAATGGCTAGTTGGAATAGTTGGGGGTACTCATTTGAGTGTCAAAGATCCTAGTACCACTTTGGATCAGGCCGGACAACCCAACACACCTTTTAGTGGTGGTGAAATAGTAGGCGAACAAGCCGCTGATGTTCGTAAGTTTACTCAAGCGATAGTTTTGGCAATGGCAGCACAGTTAACTCCTGAAGCTGAAAAATATGCAGTTTTTCTCACACCAGATTATGCTCAGTTAGCTTCAACTGCGGCATTCCCGTTTCGTCTAGTTCGGGAAATTCCTCCAAATATTTTACCAGTAGAAAAATAA